A single region of the Caldivirga sp. genome encodes:
- a CDS encoding ARMT1-like domain-containing protein has translation MQYIDYAECTLCALTSRLSELKKFNRSDPESVRRIIVRIANDLPLGRSRTFANSFEELSSIVGSEDPYANDKARYERIAREIIVPRIINASEVELIKVAAAANSVDVPMFNYTFNEDMLVRSINEEPIWLGISEGELSSIVRSVREVTYVVDNAGEFAVDSVLISKLATHSRVTVVTRLKPYETDVTYDYVKGIINGSNINVVNTGNRYPAFLSNEVYNSYIRNSDLVISKGVGNFEAYLESGIKHPNALFLFKVKCAPLQRMLNVEFNKPIILHSSYLK, from the coding sequence GTGCAGTATATAGACTATGCGGAGTGCACGTTATGCGCCTTAACATCTAGGCTCAGTGAGTTAAAGAAGTTTAATAGGTCGGATCCTGAATCAGTTAGGAGGATAATAGTGAGGATTGCCAATGACCTACCCCTCGGTAGGTCTAGGACATTCGCCAACTCCTTCGAGGAGTTATCAAGCATAGTTGGTTCAGAGGATCCATATGCTAATGATAAGGCTCGTTATGAGAGGATAGCAAGGGAGATCATTGTACCTAGGATCATTAACGCCAGTGAGGTTGAGTTGATTAAGGTGGCTGCAGCGGCTAACTCAGTCGATGTACCAATGTTCAACTACACGTTTAATGAGGATATGCTGGTTCGTAGTATTAATGAGGAGCCAATATGGTTGGGCATTAGTGAAGGTGAATTATCAAGCATAGTGAGGAGTGTTAGGGAGGTTACGTACGTGGTTGATAATGCTGGTGAATTCGCAGTGGATAGTGTATTGATTAGTAAATTAGCAACCCACTCTAGGGTTACTGTTGTAACTAGGCTTAAGCCCTATGAAACTGACGTGACGTACGATTACGTTAAGGGAATCATCAACGGCAGTAACATTAACGTAGTTAACACTGGTAACCGTTACCCAGCCTTCTTAAGCAATGAAGTGTACAATAGTTACATTAGGAATTCCGACCTAGTCATATCGAAGGGTGTTGGTAACTTTGAGGCTTATTTAGAATCGGGAATTAAGCACCCTAATGCATTATTCCTATTCAAGGTTAAGTGCGCCCCACTTCAAAGGATGCTTAACGTTGAGTTTAATAAACCTATAATACTTCACTCAAGCTACCTAAAGTGA
- a CDS encoding cobyric acid synthase — translation MKRSIYILATQSNSGKTMLVTALLRLINRKNRVAVPFKAQNMSLNSYPASNGGELALAQAMQAYASGFEPLVEMNPILLKPIGDMTSEVIVMGRAVGLMEYREYSRSPLDKWRIVRNALSRLRALTNGLVVGEGAGSAYEPNITSDVANFRPADYLNADVYVVLDISRGGAFTSAIGLYNSVPVKWRELIKGFIINRFRGDSRILEDAVKWLEEKTGRRVFGVIPEVNEAHYLWPEDSEAMVDFGDGSMDIAVVSYPGISNFHEFSVLSMEDAHVRFVKWPDSLGEPDLLILPGAKNTALAMDWLRRSGLDHKIIRMVGSTPILAICGGFQLLTEAMSDPTGVEFGNPGHIKGLGVIKARVTYHEDKIVAHSKAVFSGLSGRLITGYEIRRGRLTYIGDEPSMIITERNGTPVREPDGYFNEDKRILATSLHDVLSNPEVRGMVLTMAKGSRVNVSEYTSISALLHWVDEVAAVVNSNLTIDL, via the coding sequence GTGAAGAGGAGTATTTACATTCTCGCAACTCAATCCAACAGTGGGAAGACGATGCTAGTTACCGCGCTCCTTAGGTTAATAAATAGGAAAAATAGAGTTGCAGTGCCCTTTAAGGCCCAGAACATGAGTCTAAATAGTTACCCAGCCTCAAATGGTGGTGAATTAGCCCTAGCTCAAGCAATGCAGGCCTATGCCTCTGGTTTCGAGCCATTAGTTGAAATGAATCCAATCCTCCTCAAACCAATCGGTGACATGACTAGTGAAGTTATTGTAATGGGTAGGGCAGTGGGTTTAATGGAGTACCGTGAATATAGTAGGAGTCCACTGGATAAGTGGAGGATTGTTAGGAATGCCTTAAGTAGATTGAGGGCTTTAACCAATGGTCTAGTGGTTGGTGAGGGGGCTGGAAGCGCCTATGAACCAAACATTACTAGTGATGTAGCCAACTTTAGACCAGCAGATTACCTTAATGCCGATGTTTACGTAGTACTGGATATAAGTAGAGGTGGCGCATTCACAAGCGCTATTGGACTATATAACTCAGTACCGGTTAAATGGAGGGAATTGATTAAGGGTTTCATAATTAATAGGTTTAGGGGTGACTCAAGGATACTTGAGGATGCCGTTAAGTGGCTTGAGGAGAAGACTGGTAGAAGGGTATTTGGGGTGATTCCTGAGGTTAATGAGGCTCATTACCTATGGCCGGAGGATTCTGAAGCCATGGTGGACTTCGGTGATGGGTCAATGGACATTGCCGTAGTTTCATACCCAGGAATCTCTAATTTCCATGAGTTCAGCGTACTCTCCATGGAGGATGCTCATGTTAGGTTCGTGAAGTGGCCTGATTCCCTTGGTGAACCAGACCTACTCATACTGCCTGGAGCTAAGAACACTGCCCTAGCCATGGATTGGCTTAGGAGAAGTGGACTTGACCATAAGATAATTAGAATGGTTGGTTCAACACCCATACTAGCCATATGTGGTGGCTTTCAATTACTCACAGAAGCCATGAGTGACCCAACTGGCGTTGAATTCGGTAACCCAGGCCATATTAAGGGATTAGGGGTAATTAAGGCGAGGGTGACTTATCATGAGGATAAAATAGTGGCCCACAGTAAGGCAGTGTTCAGTGGCCTTTCAGGTAGGTTGATTACGGGGTATGAGATACGCAGGGGTAGGTTAACTTACATTGGTGATGAACCAAGCATGATTATTACCGAGAGGAACGGTACCCCAGTGAGGGAACCTGATGGTTACTTTAATGAAGATAAGAGGATCCTGGCAACAAGCCTACATGACGTGTTAAGTAACCCGGAGGTTAGAGGCATGGTGTTAACTATGGCTAAGGGCAGTAGGGTAAATGTAAGTGAGTATACGTCAATAAGCGCATTACTTCACTGGGTTGATGAAGTGGCCGCAGTGGTTAACAGTAACTTAACCATCGACCTATAG
- a CDS encoding amidohydrolase produces MLLLRNCRYVITPTEDGKVNVMENASVLINNGVIEKVGEVNDSRVDVVECGGIAIPSPFNAHTHLAMVMFRGLVDGLELQDWLKIIWGMERRLTDEAVLKGFELGLIESLMNGTAGVLDMYFNPNVIDLAEKYGVRVFEGPTFIDEFEDPRLTENRLRNLVAAAQGSSLVKPVLNMHSIYANSEDTLLRISELKEELGLRLHTHVSETRWEVYRIRDRYGAYPVEVLNKFKLLDSSTILVHLGWVTNWEIELILRSQATAVHCPSSNMKLATAGFFPIRELIRGSNVALGTDGPGTGDSLDLFKEMRLSVLLQRNNYWDAGVLTASEALMMATVNGYRAVGLRGGLITPGYLGDITVLDTSNPSVNPLNRLNIINNLVFSFTGSAVKYVIINGEVAYGPHNRQKLIERALTLSSELNEFILSRLLH; encoded by the coding sequence GTGTTACTGCTTAGGAATTGCAGATACGTGATTACACCCACTGAGGATGGTAAGGTTAATGTTATGGAGAATGCAAGCGTATTGATTAATAATGGTGTGATAGAGAAGGTTGGGGAGGTTAATGACAGTAGGGTTGATGTTGTGGAATGCGGAGGTATTGCAATCCCAAGTCCCTTTAACGCGCACACCCACTTAGCCATGGTGATGTTTAGGGGGCTTGTCGATGGTTTAGAGCTCCAGGACTGGTTAAAGATTATTTGGGGCATGGAGAGGCGGCTTACTGATGAGGCTGTGCTTAAGGGGTTTGAACTTGGCTTAATTGAATCACTAATGAATGGTACAGCCGGTGTGCTTGACATGTACTTCAACCCTAATGTAATTGACTTAGCTGAGAAGTATGGGGTAAGGGTTTTTGAGGGGCCAACCTTCATCGATGAGTTCGAGGACCCTAGGCTCACTGAGAATAGGTTAAGGAACCTTGTGGCTGCCGCACAGGGCTCTAGTTTAGTTAAGCCAGTGTTAAACATGCATAGCATCTACGCTAATAGTGAGGATACTCTACTGAGGATCAGTGAACTTAAGGAGGAACTTGGCCTAAGGCTACACACCCACGTGAGTGAAACTAGGTGGGAGGTCTATAGGATTAGGGACAGGTACGGTGCCTACCCTGTGGAGGTTCTCAATAAGTTTAAGCTACTTGATTCAAGCACCATACTTGTCCACCTAGGCTGGGTGACTAACTGGGAGATTGAGTTAATACTTAGGTCACAGGCAACCGCGGTTCACTGTCCCTCATCAAACATGAAGCTAGCCACGGCAGGCTTCTTTCCGATAAGGGAATTAATAAGGGGTAGTAATGTTGCCCTTGGTACGGATGGACCAGGCACTGGGGATTCGCTGGACCTCTTTAAGGAGATGAGGCTTTCAGTACTACTGCAGAGAAATAATTACTGGGATGCAGGGGTGCTCACGGCTTCGGAAGCCTTAATGATGGCTACGGTTAATGGTTATAGGGCTGTTGGGTTAAGGGGTGGTTTAATAACCCCAGGTTACTTAGGTGATATCACAGTCCTCGACACCAGTAACCCCAGCGTTAATCCCCTGAATAGACTCAACATTATTAATAACCTAGTCTTCTCATTTACAGGTAGCGCTGTTAAGTACGTTATAATTAATGGTGAAGTGGCCTATGGTCCACATAATCGCCAGAAGCTTATTGAAAGGGCTTTAACACTCAGTAGTGAGTTAAACGAGTTCATACTCAGTAGGTTATTGCATTGA
- a CDS encoding DUF1614 domain-containing protein gives MKVLVYWPFTRMRGIVYFILSAVTLPVYMLNLATALSLIGISSYYSIVIGLLITVVSLLASAVHVVIYEVNAMVYVPSFTSITFFGMTFKIPTISTQSRRTMISLNVGGALIPVTVSLVLAYLLCADYPRLITPIVVSVVLTSLMVNKVSRVVPAIGIVTPAIIPPILAAFISYMAVAFMANSYIFVTPVVAYITGVLGTLIGADLLNLRKIIDIAPVIADIGGAGTFDGIFFTGVLAVFYASLVSTL, from the coding sequence GTGAAGGTTCTTGTCTACTGGCCATTCACAAGGATGAGGGGCATAGTCTACTTCATTTTATCCGCCGTAACCCTACCAGTCTACATGCTTAACCTAGCCACCGCATTATCACTAATAGGTATATCATCATATTACTCAATAGTAATTGGCCTGCTCATAACAGTGGTTAGCCTACTGGCTAGCGCAGTACATGTGGTTATTTACGAGGTTAACGCAATGGTTTACGTACCAAGCTTCACGTCAATAACCTTCTTCGGGATGACCTTCAAGATACCCACTATTTCAACTCAATCACGGAGGACGATGATATCCCTAAACGTTGGTGGAGCATTAATACCAGTAACAGTCTCCCTAGTGTTGGCTTACCTGCTCTGCGCAGACTACCCAAGGTTAATTACCCCCATAGTGGTGTCGGTAGTGTTAACTTCACTAATGGTTAATAAGGTATCCAGGGTTGTGCCAGCAATAGGCATAGTGACCCCAGCCATTATACCACCTATACTGGCCGCCTTCATATCATACATGGCGGTTGCCTTCATGGCAAACTCCTACATATTCGTAACACCCGTGGTAGCTTACATAACCGGTGTCCTAGGCACCTTAATAGGTGCTGATTTACTTAACCTACGTAAGATTATAGACATAGCCCCCGTGATTGCCGATATTGGTGGTGCAGGAACCTTCGATGGAATATTCTTCACAGGGGTACTTGCAGTATTCTATGCATCCCTAGTGTCAACACTTTAA
- the nagA gene encoding N-acetylglucosamine-6-phosphate deacetylase has translation MVQRRIRVDKLYTPMHVLHDATLIVENGKVIGIEEGGAFDVDYRGYSAAPGLVDTHTHGCGGIEVTLIKTTAELSKLAECYAKFGVTSFLPTTVSAPHEVIMRVAGIVKQYRGNGGKGARVLGLNLEGPYINPKRKGAQNPSAIRLPKVDEFNQYYEESGGLIRIMTIAPEVEGALSLIQHLSSIGVIVSIGHTDADYGTVMRAIALGASRATHLFDAMTGIHHRELGAAMALLDSEDVYIELITDLIHLRPETILFAIKYAGIHRALAVTDSMPAAGLGDGEYELGGLRVIVKGGKATLPDGTLAGSVLTMDNALRNLVKIGLRLSDALRLTSTNPAQSIGEHSIGCLKPGCLADFIILDDALRIMATYVNGSVVYTV, from the coding sequence ATGGTTCAGCGTAGAATTAGGGTGGATAAGTTATACACCCCAATGCATGTACTCCATGATGCTACTTTAATAGTAGAAAACGGTAAGGTAATAGGCATAGAAGAGGGAGGCGCCTTTGATGTTGACTATAGGGGTTACTCAGCAGCACCTGGACTGGTTGATACACATACCCATGGCTGCGGTGGAATTGAGGTAACTTTAATTAAAACAACAGCAGAGTTAAGTAAGCTAGCTGAATGCTATGCTAAATTCGGCGTAACCTCATTCCTTCCCACAACCGTTTCAGCACCGCATGAAGTCATCATGAGGGTTGCCGGTATTGTTAAGCAGTATAGGGGTAATGGGGGTAAGGGAGCTAGGGTTCTTGGCCTTAACCTAGAGGGCCCATACATAAACCCCAAGAGGAAGGGGGCTCAGAATCCATCTGCAATTAGGCTGCCTAAGGTAGATGAGTTTAACCAGTACTATGAGGAGTCGGGTGGATTGATAAGAATAATGACCATTGCACCTGAGGTTGAGGGTGCGTTAAGCCTTATTCAGCATCTCTCCAGTATTGGTGTCATAGTCAGCATAGGGCACACTGATGCTGACTATGGGACTGTAATGAGAGCCATAGCCCTAGGCGCATCTAGGGCAACGCACCTATTTGATGCAATGACAGGCATACACCATAGGGAGTTAGGGGCCGCTATGGCTCTCCTTGACTCAGAGGACGTCTACATTGAGTTAATAACGGACTTAATTCACCTAAGGCCTGAAACAATACTGTTTGCAATAAAGTATGCCGGCATACATAGGGCATTAGCGGTAACAGATTCAATGCCTGCTGCAGGTCTTGGTGATGGGGAATATGAGTTAGGGGGTTTAAGGGTCATCGTAAAGGGTGGTAAGGCAACCTTACCTGATGGTACCTTGGCTGGAAGCGTGTTAACCATGGATAATGCCTTGAGGAATCTTGTGAAAATCGGTTTAAGACTTAGTGATGCGTTGAGACTTACTTCAACTAATCCAGCTCAATCAATTGGTGAACACAGCATTGGGTGTCTTAAGCCAGGCTGCTTGGCAGACTTCATAATTCTTGATGATGCGTTGAGGATCATGGCTACTTACGTTAATGGTAGTGTTGTTTACACTGTGTGA
- the acs gene encoding acetate--CoA ligase has product MSISEENLPYREKIQLKSWPNSTDIESYRKMHDKSLENIEELWVNVAKELDWFKPWDKVLVADPHPPFYKWFVGGRLNASYLAVDRHVNTWRRNKVAIIWEGEPVDSSGNPLEVRKLTYYDIYREVNRLAYAIKEKLGLRKGDTVTIYLPMIPELPILMLALARLGVIFSVVFSGFSAQALADRVIDAKSKVIFTADAFWRRGKVVRLKEVVDDALRSVQFVEKVVVFRRMGLKDTPMVNGRDVWWDELLSDVPINAYVKPEEIESEHPLYILYTSGTTGKPKGIVHDTGGYMTLLHATMKWVFDVKDTDVYWCTADIGWVTGHSYIVFGPLMEGVTEVMYEGAPDYPAPDRWWRIIERYGVTILYTSPTAIRTFMRYGDEWVRNHDFSTIRIMHSVGEPINPEAWRWAWKWLGKGNVPFGSTWWMTETGGILISHTPGLALIPLKPGTNGLPLPGIDADVVDDEGKPVQGKRGYLVIKKPWPGMLMTIWGDPNRYIQVYWSRFPGMYYAGDWAIKDDDGYIWVLGRADEVIKVSGHRLGTYEIESALVSHKAVAESAVVGVPDPIKGEVPVAFVVLRSGVNPSQELVKELRNWVRTAIGPIAEPANIVFVSKLPKTRSGKIMRRLLKQVLMKQPLGDTTTLEDETSIDEAKKAYEELSRELVNQQG; this is encoded by the coding sequence ATGTCAATTAGTGAAGAGAATCTGCCTTATAGGGAGAAAATACAGTTGAAGTCCTGGCCTAATTCAACAGACATAGAATCATACAGGAAAATGCATGATAAAAGCCTTGAGAATATTGAGGAACTATGGGTTAATGTTGCTAAGGAACTAGACTGGTTTAAGCCCTGGGATAAGGTACTGGTGGCTGATCCTCATCCTCCATTCTATAAATGGTTTGTTGGCGGTAGGTTGAATGCATCGTACTTAGCTGTTGATAGGCATGTTAACACGTGGCGTAGGAATAAAGTAGCGATAATATGGGAGGGTGAACCAGTTGACTCATCTGGTAATCCGCTGGAGGTTAGGAAGTTAACGTACTATGACATTTACAGGGAGGTTAATAGGTTAGCCTACGCTATTAAGGAGAAGCTCGGCTTAAGGAAGGGTGACACCGTAACCATATACTTACCCATGATACCTGAATTACCAATACTAATGCTTGCGCTAGCCAGATTAGGGGTAATATTCTCAGTGGTTTTCTCAGGTTTTAGTGCCCAAGCCTTGGCAGATAGGGTAATTGACGCTAAATCCAAGGTAATCTTCACTGCTGATGCCTTTTGGAGGAGGGGGAAGGTTGTTAGGCTTAAGGAGGTTGTTGATGATGCCCTAAGGAGTGTTCAATTCGTTGAGAAAGTGGTGGTGTTCAGGAGGATGGGGCTTAAGGATACACCCATGGTTAATGGTAGGGATGTTTGGTGGGATGAATTACTAAGTGACGTGCCCATTAATGCTTATGTTAAGCCTGAGGAAATTGAGAGTGAGCACCCACTCTACATACTGTATACCTCCGGTACAACGGGTAAGCCTAAGGGCATTGTTCACGATACCGGAGGCTACATGACACTCCTTCATGCAACAATGAAGTGGGTTTTCGATGTTAAAGATACTGACGTGTACTGGTGTACGGCTGACATAGGTTGGGTTACTGGGCATAGTTACATTGTCTTCGGACCATTAATGGAGGGTGTGACTGAAGTAATGTATGAGGGTGCCCCAGATTACCCAGCCCCAGACAGGTGGTGGAGGATTATTGAGAGGTATGGTGTGACAATACTCTACACGTCGCCAACGGCAATAAGGACCTTCATGAGGTATGGTGATGAGTGGGTTAGGAACCATGACTTCTCAACAATAAGGATAATGCATAGCGTCGGTGAACCAATAAACCCTGAGGCATGGAGGTGGGCTTGGAAGTGGCTTGGGAAGGGTAATGTACCATTTGGTTCAACCTGGTGGATGACTGAGACGGGAGGTATACTGATAAGTCACACACCTGGATTAGCCCTAATACCCCTTAAGCCGGGAACTAATGGATTACCATTACCCGGTATTGACGCTGATGTGGTGGACGATGAGGGGAAGCCTGTTCAAGGTAAGAGGGGTTACTTAGTTATTAAGAAGCCGTGGCCTGGAATGCTTATGACTATTTGGGGTGACCCAAACAGGTATATTCAGGTTTATTGGAGTAGGTTCCCAGGTATGTACTATGCCGGTGATTGGGCCATTAAGGATGATGATGGTTACATATGGGTTCTAGGCAGGGCTGATGAGGTTATAAAGGTGTCGGGTCATAGGCTTGGCACCTATGAGATAGAGTCAGCCCTAGTATCACACAAGGCCGTCGCTGAATCAGCCGTAGTAGGCGTCCCTGACCCAATTAAAGGTGAGGTTCCAGTAGCCTTCGTTGTACTTAGAAGTGGGGTTAACCCAAGTCAGGAATTAGTTAAGGAATTGAGAAACTGGGTAAGAACCGCAATAGGCCCAATAGCTGAACCAGCGAACATAGTCTTTGTCTCTAAGCTACCTAAGACTAGGAGTGGGAAGATAATGAGGAGACTACTTAAGCAGGTTCTTATGAAACAGCCTCTTGGTGACACAACCACGTTAGAGGATGAGACAAGTATTGATGAGGCTAAGAAGGCTTACGAAGAGTTAAGTAGAGAGTTAGTAAACCAGCAGGGTTAA
- a CDS encoding HAD family hydrolase, whose amino-acid sequence MVNILLAVDYHRTLADESEVGFNVSERVIDSILRFLNSGNAFAVVTSGATRHVKGLDALKGRLFMALENGLIVITPSGSRVINVPVDWWQLRNTIRNALVNMGVEFSEGEASLFIKYDPVVINALRTYGVRIEVNRGMVSIMPNGIDKGYAINALKRIVKPSAVIAMGDAENDVPMLKAADIAIAVNNAIPEVKSIAHYVTMGNDGDGVIEVINKLLNCEHELIKCITG is encoded by the coding sequence ATGGTGAATATACTGCTTGCTGTTGATTACCATAGGACCCTGGCTGATGAGAGCGAAGTGGGCTTTAATGTATCAGAGCGGGTTATTGACTCCATATTAAGGTTCCTTAATTCAGGCAACGCATTCGCAGTAGTCACAAGTGGGGCAACAAGGCATGTTAAGGGGTTAGATGCTTTGAAGGGTAGGTTATTCATGGCCCTTGAGAATGGGTTAATTGTGATAACACCCAGTGGCAGTAGGGTAATTAATGTGCCTGTTGATTGGTGGCAATTAAGGAACACTATTAGGAACGCATTAGTCAATATGGGTGTAGAGTTCAGTGAGGGGGAGGCATCACTTTTCATTAAATATGATCCTGTAGTCATCAACGCGCTACGTACCTATGGTGTTAGAATTGAGGTTAATAGGGGCATGGTTTCAATAATGCCCAATGGTATTGATAAGGGTTATGCGATTAATGCACTTAAAAGAATAGTGAAACCTAGTGCCGTTATTGCCATGGGGGATGCTGAGAATGATGTACCCATGCTTAAGGCTGCGGATATAGCAATTGCCGTTAATAATGCAATACCCGAGGTCAAGAGCATAGCCCACTACGTAACTATGGGGAATGATGGAGATGGCGTTATTGAGGTTATTAACAAACTATTGAACTGTGAACATGAATTAATAAAATGCATAACCGGGTGA
- a CDS encoding PIN domain-containing protein codes for MGIRVVVFDTSALLLAVTEKIDVINDVKEAVEDLIIPVVTVSVIRELWLLAKKGGKRGKAASLVLNSIIPRYFSIAALDGKADDDVLNLAKETSGFLVTCDAELRRRAEGSGVVVIYYRRALRRFTV; via the coding sequence GTGGGCATTAGGGTAGTTGTCTTCGATACCAGTGCCTTACTCTTAGCCGTAACGGAGAAGATTGATGTGATTAATGATGTTAAGGAGGCTGTTGAGGACTTAATCATACCTGTGGTGACTGTTAGCGTGATTAGGGAACTATGGCTACTGGCCAAGAAGGGGGGAAAGAGAGGTAAGGCAGCCTCCCTGGTGCTTAATAGTATAATACCCCGCTACTTCTCTATAGCCGCACTAGATGGTAAGGCTGATGATGATGTGCTTAATTTAGCTAAGGAAACAAGTGGATTCCTGGTTACTTGTGATGCTGAGCTTAGGAGAAGGGCTGAGGGAAGTGGAGTTGTTGTAATATACTATAGGAGGGCTTTAAGGAGGTTCACTGTTTAA
- a CDS encoding fumarylacetoacetate hydrolase family protein — MRIFRLTNGESTFQYAVVDGKVFELGVDPVKALISYANGRVVGLGAEVNIDINQLLSKDHRSSGLRFTKPYDPIEVWGSGISYEVSRRRYSEEGDVAKIGDKTIYERVYGAERPEIFFKATANRCVGHGEPIAVRGDSEWTLPEPELGVVITSNGKVIGYTVIDDVSARDIEAENPLYLPQSKVYNGCCAFGPFVVTPDEIKDPYSLQIRLRIIRGGKSIYEGEVSTERMRRRIDEQVKYLIRNNTVPDGTILMTGTGILPGRDAALRDGDVVEISISGIGTLTTPVIKLKVD; from the coding sequence ATGAGGATATTCAGGTTAACTAATGGGGAATCCACGTTCCAATACGCGGTGGTTGATGGTAAGGTGTTTGAACTCGGCGTTGACCCTGTAAAGGCCCTTATTAGTTACGCTAATGGTAGGGTAGTGGGACTTGGCGCTGAGGTTAATATTGATATTAATCAATTGTTAAGTAAGGATCACAGGAGCAGTGGGTTGAGATTCACTAAACCCTATGATCCGATTGAGGTTTGGGGAAGCGGGATTAGCTACGAGGTTTCTAGAAGGAGGTACTCTGAGGAAGGGGATGTGGCTAAGATAGGGGATAAGACAATATATGAGAGGGTTTATGGCGCTGAAAGACCTGAAATATTCTTTAAGGCAACTGCAAACAGATGCGTAGGCCATGGTGAACCAATAGCCGTTAGGGGTGACTCAGAGTGGACTCTCCCTGAACCTGAATTAGGCGTTGTGATCACTAGTAATGGTAAGGTAATCGGGTACACGGTTATTGATGATGTGTCTGCAAGGGATATTGAGGCCGAGAACCCGCTTTATTTACCTCAATCAAAGGTTTACAATGGATGCTGCGCCTTCGGTCCATTCGTAGTGACGCCTGATGAGATTAAGGACCCGTACTCGCTTCAAATAAGGCTTAGGATAATTAGGGGTGGTAAAAGCATTTACGAAGGGGAAGTGAGCACTGAGCGTATGAGACGGAGGATTGATGAGCAGGTTAAGTACCTGATCAGGAATAACACAGTACCAGATGGTACAATCCTCATGACTGGTACTGGGATACTGCCTGGTAGGGATGCTGCATTGAGGGATGGGGATGTTGTTGAGATTAGCATTAGCGGGATAGGTACATTAACCACGCCGGTTATTAAGCTTAAGGTTGATTAA